The following nucleotide sequence is from Verrucomicrobiota bacterium.
GCCGCGAGCTCGGCGGCACGCCCGCGCACGGTGGAGTCGGGCTCCATCGCCCGCCACTCGACGCCCCACGCCGCGTGCGCGGAATCGCAAAGGCACTTCTGCCAGTCGGCCTGCGCGACGCGCATTGGAGGCTGGATGGAACCTTGGATGAGCAGGCCCGAACGGTTTCGTCGCTGCGCCGCGCCCGCGAGCTTGCGGCCGTGCGCAAGCACGTCGAGGCGCTCCCAGCCCGCGAAGCACTGGCCCGGCGCGGCTGTCCTCCTCTCGGGGGCGAGCATCGCTTCGACGCCGACGCGCGCGAACGCGTCCCGCACCCATTCGTGCAGTCGCCGGTAGCTGTCGGCAGCAGCTAACCCGTGCCAGTCGTGCCCCGGCGGAACGATGAAGCTGTAGGTCCAGTCCGCGTCGTGCGGGACAAGGCCGCCGCCGGTCGGCCTGCGAACGAGCGGCCGAAGCGGGGTGAGCGCGCTGGTCTCGGCGAACTTCTGGAAGTAGCCAAAGGTCGCGGCGCATTCCGTCCAGCCGTAGAAACGGAGCACCGGTTTGCCGAGGCGAGCAGCGTGTTCGAGGAGCGCCTCGTCCAGCGCCATGTTGAACGCCGCCGGGCCGGGGCCGGATGCGAGTCGCAGCCAGTGTTCGGGGCTTGGCACGAGGGCGGCGCGGAAGCGGCTACTTTTTCCCCGCGCGAGCCGGCTTGAGGTGCCGGTCGGCAAAGGCGAGATACTGCTCCCAGTCGTAATCTGTCACGTCGTGCTTGCCGGTGCGCACGTGGTAGCCGATGACGTCGCCGACGGGGCTGTTCACCGCCGGCCATGCGTCCACGCCAAGTCCGCCTTTGCCGAAGAGCCGATACACGGGCTCGGCGTTCTTGCCGGAAAGGAACTCGCCCTTCGGGTCGGCCCATTTGTCCTCCTCCGCGCTTGCGATGTAAACGGGGCGCGGCGCGGAGAGCGCGACCAGCAGGTGGGCGTCCACGGGCAGCGCGGCCACGTTCGTGTTGTATTGCTTGTAGTTCGCGCAGAACCAATGGGGGAAGCTCGTGTTGATGCGCTGCACCGTCTCGCCGAAGTCGCGCCGCGCGAGGCTCGCGCCGCCCTCGCCGGAGTTGTTGGAGATGACTGCGGCGAACCGGTCGTCCGTCGCGCCGGCCCACAGCGAGGCCTTGCCCATGCGCGAGTGGCCCATCACGATCACGCGCCGCGCGTCGATGTCCTTGTCCGTCTCGAAGTAATCGAGCGCGCGGCTCAAGCCCCACGCCCACGCGGCGATGGCGCCCCAGTCATCCGGCGCGAACTCGGCCTTGCCGGACTTTTTCAGGAAGTAACCGCGCACGCCATTGCGCCAGCCCTCGGCGAAGTCGGGCTCGATGTCCGCTCGCGGAATCGTCGCCACGGCGTAGCCGCGTGCGAGCACCATCTCGAGCGGCCACCGGCTGATGCTCTTGCCGCGCGTCGTGTCGGCGGGGCGCGTGATCTCCGCGGATTTTTCCTTGCTGTTCCAAGTCCACTGCCCGGTGAGCGTGATGCCGGGGTCGGTGCTGATGGTGTGGTTGCCCTCGAAGTTCACGCCGAGGAACGCGGGCACGGGCTTGCGCGCGTCGTTCGGCAGATAAACCAGCAGGCGCATCAGCGCGGCGCCGGGCTCGGCGCCGAAGCGCACGGTGATTTCCTTTCGCGTGGCCTTGCCGCCCAGGGCGGACTTGTCCGTGGACGTGACCTCGAACTTCAAGTCCTTTGGCCGCGCGGGGCTTCGGCCGTGCATCTGCGACTCGAACAGCTTGAGCACCTCGGGGCGGCGCTTGTTCTTCCAGGTCGCGGCGTCGGTGACCTTGGTGCCGTTGG
It contains:
- a CDS encoding acetylxylan esterase, with the translated sequence MNSLLRSALLPLAAAIPALAQPAGFNYDESKVGAFTLPDPLTLANGTKVTDAATWKNKRRPEVLKLFESQMHGRSPARPKDLKFEVTSTDKSALGGKATRKEITVRFGAEPGAALMRLLVYLPNDARKPVPAFLGVNFEGNHTISTDPGITLTGQWTWNSKEKSAEITRPADTTRGKSISRWPLEMVLARGYAVATIPRADIEPDFAEGWRNGVRGYFLKKSGKAEFAPDDWGAIAAWAWGLSRALDYFETDKDIDARRVIVMGHSRMGKASLWAGATDDRFAAVISNNSGEGGASLARRDFGETVQRINTSFPHWFCANYKQYNTNVAALPVDAHLLVALSAPRPVYIASAEEDKWADPKGEFLSGKNAEPVYRLFGKGGLGVDAWPAVNSPVGDVIGYHVRTGKHDVTDYDWEQYLAFADRHLKPARAGKK